One Thermanaerothrix sp. DNA segment encodes these proteins:
- the thrS gene encoding threonine--tRNA ligase yields MAFFVDASGERRVEGGPMKALEVLLALGFSLDGVVAAKVDGAPVDLGALLEGGAVEPIAADSPEGLDVIRHSASHLMAQAVLCLFPGAKLGIGPAIKDGFYYDILFPVPITDEDLPRIEEEMRRISKEDLPIERVSLPKDEALELFSKRGEGFKVELIREIQDDVVSLYRQGEFVDLCRGPHVKSTGVIENFKLLSLAGAYWRGDEKNVMLTRIYGTAFHCKEALDLYLARLEEARQRDHRKLGRELDIFSIQQEGPGFPFFHPKGMVILNELVDFWKREHKRRGYLEIRTPLILDRSLWERSGHWDHYRENMYFTSIDERPFAVKPMNCPGGILVFKSSTRSYRDLPLRMSELGIVHRHERSGVLHGLMRVRCFTQDDAHIYCTPDQVGDEIAGVIDLMRYVYKDVFGFPYRVELSTRPENYMGSLEMWNLAEDKLRETLETTGTEYKVNPGDGAFYGPKIDFHLEDSIGRTWQCGTIQLDFQMPEKFDVFYVGADGMEHRPVMIHRTVFGSLERFLGILIEHYAGAFPFWLAPVQVKILPVKPEQGDYASRVDQVLRSWGVRTEVDWRDEKLGKKIRDAQISKVPYMLVIGGKEAESSTVAVRHRAKGDLGAMSLESLKEALDQEFRPR; encoded by the coding sequence ATGGCGTTTTTTGTGGATGCTTCCGGTGAGAGGCGCGTGGAGGGAGGCCCCATGAAGGCCCTTGAGGTCCTTTTGGCCCTTGGATTTTCGCTTGATGGGGTGGTGGCAGCGAAAGTGGACGGTGCCCCCGTAGACCTTGGGGCCCTGCTTGAGGGTGGGGCGGTGGAGCCCATAGCCGCCGATTCTCCAGAGGGATTGGATGTCATAAGGCATTCGGCGTCCCATCTTATGGCCCAGGCGGTTTTGTGTCTTTTCCCCGGCGCCAAACTTGGTATAGGCCCTGCCATAAAGGACGGGTTCTATTACGACATCCTGTTCCCGGTTCCCATAACCGATGAAGACTTGCCGCGCATAGAGGAGGAGATGCGCCGCATATCCAAAGAGGATCTTCCAATAGAACGAGTTTCCCTGCCCAAGGATGAGGCCTTGGAGTTGTTTTCCAAGAGGGGGGAGGGCTTCAAGGTTGAGTTGATTCGGGAGATCCAGGATGATGTAGTTTCGCTCTACAGACAGGGAGAGTTTGTGGACCTTTGCAGGGGGCCTCATGTCAAATCCACTGGAGTTATTGAGAATTTCAAGCTCCTTTCCCTCGCGGGGGCCTATTGGCGGGGTGATGAGAAGAATGTAATGCTTACCCGCATATACGGTACCGCTTTTCATTGCAAAGAGGCCCTTGATCTTTATCTTGCGAGGCTTGAGGAGGCTCGGCAGCGGGACCACCGAAAGCTGGGCCGGGAGCTGGATATATTCAGCATCCAGCAGGAGGGGCCGGGTTTCCCCTTCTTCCATCCTAAGGGGATGGTGATTCTAAACGAATTGGTGGACTTTTGGAAGAGGGAGCACAAGCGTAGGGGGTACCTTGAGATCCGTACTCCCCTGATACTGGACAGGAGCCTGTGGGAGAGGTCCGGCCACTGGGATCACTACAGGGAGAACATGTACTTTACCTCCATTGACGAAAGGCCCTTCGCGGTAAAGCCCATGAACTGTCCGGGGGGCATATTGGTTTTTAAGAGCTCCACCAGGAGCTACCGGGACTTGCCGTTGCGGATGTCCGAGCTGGGTATAGTTCACCGGCACGAGAGATCCGGGGTCCTTCACGGGCTTATGCGGGTTCGTTGTTTTACCCAGGACGATGCCCACATATACTGTACCCCTGATCAGGTAGGGGATGAGATCGCAGGGGTAATAGATCTTATGAGGTACGTTTACAAGGATGTTTTTGGATTCCCGTACAGGGTTGAGCTATCCACCCGGCCAGAGAACTACATGGGGAGCCTTGAGATGTGGAATTTGGCGGAGGATAAGCTCCGGGAGACCCTGGAGACCACCGGTACGGAGTATAAGGTTAACCCCGGGGATGGGGCCTTTTATGGACCCAAGATAGACTTCCATCTAGAGGACTCCATAGGCAGGACTTGGCAGTGTGGTACCATACAGTTGGATTTTCAGATGCCGGAGAAGTTCGACGTGTTCTACGTGGGGGCCGATGGCATGGAGCATAGGCCTGTTATGATCCACCGTACTGTGTTCGGCAGCCTTGAGAGATTCCTTGGCATCCTCATAGAGCATTATGCGGGGGCCTTTCCCTTCTGGCTTGCGCCGGTGCAGGTGAAGATCCTTCCTGTGAAACCCGAGCAGGGGGACTATGCTTCAAGGGTAGACCAGGTCCTTAGGAGTTGGGGTGTAAGGACCGAGGTGGATTGGAGGGACGAGAAGCTGGGTAAGAAGATAAGGGATGCCCAGATTTCCAAGGTTCCCTACATGCTGGTTATAGGTGGCAAGGAGGCGGAATCCTCCACCGTGGCGGTGCGCCACAGGGCCAAGGGCGATCTTGGCGCCATGTCGCTTGAGTCCTTGAAGGAGGCGTTGGATCAGGAGTTTCGTCCAAGATAA
- the infC gene encoding translation initiation factor IF-3, which produces MRKQLNNRRWRAISFKDDEPRVNLEIRAAEVLLIDDQNVKVGVVPLREALRMAEERDLDLVEVAPLAKPPVCKIMDYGKYRFQQQKRDKDARKKQKSQALKEIKMRPKIDVHDYSFKVRAVRDFLEDGHRVKVSVFFRGREMAFLDKGREVLDRVRKDVADLGKVEMEPRMEGSYMRMMIAPLVQSSSKDLDGSKSARPRNPKVDSSSTDVSSNES; this is translated from the coding sequence GTGAGGAAGCAGCTTAATAATAGGAGGTGGCGTGCTATAAGTTTCAAGGATGATGAACCCCGCGTCAATCTGGAGATTCGTGCGGCGGAGGTGCTTCTGATCGATGATCAGAACGTGAAGGTGGGGGTGGTTCCTCTTCGGGAGGCCTTGCGGATGGCCGAGGAGAGGGATCTGGATTTGGTAGAGGTGGCCCCCCTTGCGAAGCCGCCGGTCTGCAAGATCATGGACTACGGCAAGTATCGGTTCCAGCAGCAGAAGAGGGACAAGGACGCCCGCAAGAAGCAGAAGAGCCAGGCCCTCAAGGAGATAAAGATGAGGCCTAAGATCGATGTCCACGATTACTCCTTCAAGGTTAGGGCCGTAAGGGACTTCCTTGAGGATGGACACAGGGTCAAGGTCTCGGTTTTCTTCAGGGGCAGGGAGATGGCCTTTTTGGACAAGGGGCGTGAGGTGCTTGACAGGGTCCGAAAGGACGTGGCAGACCTGGGTAAGGTTGAGATGGAACCCAGGATGGAGGGGTCCTATATGAGGATGATGATAGCGCCTTTGGTGCAGTCTTCGTCTAAGGATCTCGATGGTTCTAAGTCCGCCCGCCCCCGGAACCCAAAGGTTGATTCCAGTTCGACGGACGTTTCGTCAAACGAATCTTGA
- the rpmI gene encoding 50S ribosomal protein L35, translating to MPKVKTHSGAKKRFSISGSGKLVFKKSGRSHLLECKNAKRRRRLRQKGVLGGTLGENVKKLLPYA from the coding sequence TTGCCTAAGGTTAAGACTCATTCGGGTGCTAAGAAGCGGTTTTCCATAAGCGGGTCCGGCAAGCTTGTGTTCAAGAAGAGCGGCAGGAGCCATCTTTTGGAGTGCAAGAATGCCAAGCGCCGTCGCCGGTTGCGCCAGAAGGGCGTGCTCGGCGGAACTCTTGGCGAGAACGTCAAGAAGTTGCTCCCCTACGCTTAA
- the rplT gene encoding 50S ribosomal protein L20, with translation MRVKGSSASRRKQKKLFSITKGFWGRKKNVYRRAREAFLHALSKAYHDRRAKKRDFRKLWIIRINAAARMHGMSYNSLIAGLKKGGIEVNRKMLADLAVNDASAFGALVSKAREALGR, from the coding sequence ATGAGGGTTAAGGGCTCCAGCGCAAGCCGCAGGAAGCAGAAGAAGCTTTTCAGCATAACCAAGGGTTTTTGGGGAAGGAAGAAGAACGTTTACCGCAGGGCTAGGGAGGCGTTTCTGCACGCCCTTTCCAAGGCTTATCACGACCGCAGGGCAAAGAAGCGGGATTTCCGCAAGTTGTGGATAATCCGTATCAACGCGGCGGCCAGGATGCACGGCATGAGCTACAACTCCCTTATCGCGGGACTGAAGAAGGGCGGCATTGAGGTCAACCGCAAGATGTTGGCGGATCTGGCGGTTAACGATGCCAGCGCTTTTGGTGCGTTGGTTTCCAAGGCCAGGGAGGCGTTGGGCCGTTAG